Proteins co-encoded in one Caloenas nicobarica isolate bCalNic1 chromosome 19, bCalNic1.hap1, whole genome shotgun sequence genomic window:
- the SLC25A25 gene encoding mitochondrial adenyl nucleotide antiporter SLC25A25 isoform X1, producing the protein MLCLCLYVPVLGESQTEFEYFESKGLPAELKSIFRLSLFIPSQEFSTYRQWKQKIVKAGDKDLDGQLDFEEFVHYLQDHEKKLRLVFKSLDKKNDGRIDAQEIVQSLRDLGVKISEEQAEKILKSMDKNGTMTIDWNEWRDYHLLHPVENIPEIILYWKHSTIFDVGENLTVPDEFTVEERQTGMWWRHLVAGGGAGAVSRTCTAPLDRLKVLMQVHASRSNNMCIIGGFTQMIREGGPRSLWRGNGINVLKIAPESAIKFMAYEQIKRFIGTDQEMLRIHERLVAGSLAGAIAQSSIYPMEVLKTRMALRKTGQYSGMLDCAKNILSKEGMAAFYKGYIPNMLGIIPYAGIDLAVYETLKNTWLQRYAVNSADPGVFVLLACGTISSTCGQLASYPLALVRTRMQAQASVEGAPEVTMRGLFKHILKTEGAFGLYRGLAPNFMKVIPAVSISYVVYENLKMTLGVQSR; encoded by the exons ATGCTCTGCCTCTGTCTGTATGTGCCAGTGCTCGGGGAGTCGCAGACCGAGTTTGAATACTTTGAGTCAAAGGGGCTGCCGGCTGAACTCAAATCTATCTTCCGACTCAGCCTCTTCATTCCTTCCCAGGAGTTTTCCACCTACCGCCAGTGGAAGCAG aaaattGTGAAGGCTGGAGATAAGGACCTGGATGGACAGCTGGATTTTGAGGAATTCGTTCACTATCTCCAAGATCATGAAAAGAAGCTGAGACTGGTCTTCAAGAGTTTGGATAAGAAGAATGATG GCCGTATTGATGCCCAGGAGATTGTACAGTCTCTTCGGGACCTGGGAGTCAAGATCTCTGAAGAGCAGGctgagaaaatactgaagag CATGGATAAAAATGGGACGATGACAATTGATTGGAATGAGTGGCGAGACTATCACCTGCTGCACCCAGTGGAGAACATTCCTGAAATCATCCTGTACTGGAAGCACTCTACG ATCTTTGATGTAGGAGAGAATTTGACCGTCCCTGATGAGTTCACAGTGGAAGAGAGGCAGACAGGGATGTGGTGGAGACATCTGGTTGCAGGTGGAGGTGCAGGTGCTGTGTCCAGAACCTGTACAGCTCCTTTGGACCGCTTGAAAGTGCTTATGCAG GTTCATGCCTCCCGCAGTAACAACATGTGCATCATTGGCGGTTTTACTCAAATGATCCGAGAAGGTGGACCAAGGTCACTGTGGCGAGGGAATGGCATCAATGTGTTGAAGATTGCACCGGAATCTGCCATTAAGTTCATGGCCTATGAGCAG ATCAAGCGGTTCATTGGTACTGACCAGGAAATGCTGAGGATCCACGAGCGGCTGGTGGCTGGTTCTCTGGCCGGGGCCATTGCACAGAGCAGCATCTACCCAATGGAG GTTCTGAAAACACGGATGGCTCTAAGGAAGACAGGGCAATATTCGGGCATGTTGGATTGTGCCAAAAACATCCTTTCGAAGGAAGGAATGGCTGCGTTCTACAAAGGCTACATCCCCAACATGCTGGGCATCATTCCGTATGCTGGTATTGACCTGGCAGTCTATGAG ACACTAAAAAATACCTGGTTGCAACGCTATGCTGTCAACAGCGCTGACCCTGGAGTCTTTGTCCTGCTGGCTTGTGGCACCATCTCCAGTACCTGTGGACAACTCGCCAGTTACCCCCTGGCTCTTGTGAGGACACGCATGCAGGCGCAAG CTTCAGTGGAAGGTGCTCCCGAAGTGACGATGAGGGGACTGTTTAAACACATTCTGAAGACAGAGGGAGCGTTTGGTCTTTACCGAGGTCTGGCGCCGAACTTCATGAAGGTGATCCCAGCTGTGAGCATCAGCTACGTGGTTTATGAAAACCTGAAGATGACTCTGGGTGTGCAGTCACGGTGA